In a single window of the Sorangium aterium genome:
- a CDS encoding serine/threonine protein kinase: MSEAEEEEIQRLKARVGTTLHGKWRIDALIGAGGMAAVYAATHHVGHRVAIKILHPEGAVSRELRARFEQEALAAARLGHPAAVQVHDIDVTERGEPFLVMELLDGESLRERVLRLGTISLTELLAHMDTLLEVIKAAHDAGIVHRDIKPDNLFVTRDGRLKVLDFGIARMKQGGSGLKTRTGAVLGTTSYMAPEQILGRNVDGRADLYAVGATMFTVLANRRVHDDDGLTEGELLVKRGTTPAPSLLTVAPGVDPRVARVVDRALAFQVERRYPDAQTMLADVRALRRGEEPPFATGEQARMDERTRAYGRAIPDGPPAGAHYPSASPPAGVMPAAVAASTGAPPGQPYSGAAGAGAAPRGRGQRAPGATQIAVVGGVAVLLFCVGVGMVLLLWPSRDPGAGDAGDSGAPVSLQDVAQARSAAVLAVDPAGCPPGVPCTCPGGSPGKAPASCLLTCGDAPGCRPSCSDRESCASHCAGDCQSSCAKSKVCSTTCADGCSTDCRNAETCQVTCGAGCSITCEDVNKCAHVVGDGSVVRCNRVGGCQVMCMGSCAVSCSNTGGGCPVTCVGQGPAVKCGDGRKACGDGCALPR; encoded by the coding sequence ACGGAAAATGGCGGATTGACGCGCTGATCGGGGCGGGGGGGATGGCGGCCGTCTACGCGGCCACGCATCACGTGGGGCACCGCGTGGCCATCAAGATCCTGCACCCGGAGGGCGCGGTGTCTCGCGAGCTCCGCGCCCGCTTCGAGCAGGAGGCGCTCGCCGCCGCGCGGCTCGGGCACCCGGCCGCGGTGCAGGTCCACGACATCGACGTGACCGAGCGGGGAGAGCCGTTCCTTGTCATGGAGCTGCTCGACGGAGAGAGCCTCCGCGAGCGCGTGTTGCGGCTCGGTACGATCTCATTGACCGAGCTCCTGGCCCACATGGACACGCTGCTCGAGGTCATCAAGGCGGCGCACGACGCCGGGATCGTCCATCGGGACATCAAGCCGGACAACCTGTTCGTGACCCGCGATGGGCGGCTCAAGGTGCTCGATTTCGGGATCGCGCGCATGAAGCAGGGCGGCTCGGGGCTGAAGACGCGGACGGGCGCGGTGCTGGGCACGACAAGCTACATGGCGCCCGAGCAGATCCTGGGGAGGAACGTGGACGGGCGGGCCGACCTCTACGCGGTGGGCGCGACGATGTTCACCGTCCTCGCGAACCGTCGAGTCCACGACGACGACGGGCTCACCGAGGGAGAGCTCCTCGTGAAGAGGGGCACGACGCCGGCTCCTTCGCTGTTGACGGTGGCGCCGGGCGTGGATCCGCGGGTCGCGCGCGTCGTGGACCGGGCGCTCGCCTTTCAGGTCGAGCGGCGCTACCCGGACGCGCAAACGATGCTCGCCGACGTGCGCGCCCTGCGCCGGGGCGAGGAGCCTCCCTTCGCGACGGGGGAGCAGGCCAGGATGGACGAGCGCACGCGCGCGTACGGCCGGGCCATCCCCGACGGGCCGCCGGCGGGGGCGCATTATCCGAGCGCGAGCCCGCCGGCCGGGGTGATGCCGGCGGCGGTGGCTGCCTCGACGGGGGCTCCTCCGGGCCAGCCTTATTCGGGGGCGGCGGGGGCGGGGGCAGCGCCCCGGGGGCGGGGGCAGCGCGCACCGGGAGCGACGCAGATCGCGGTCGTCGGCGGGGTGGCGGTGCTGCTCTTCTGCGTGGGAGTCGGGATGGTGCTGCTGCTGTGGCCCTCCCGCGACCCGGGCGCCGGCGACGCTGGCGACAGCGGCGCGCCGGTGTCGCTCCAGGATGTCGCGCAGGCCCGGAGCGCTGCGGTGCTCGCGGTCGACCCCGCCGGCTGTCCGCCGGGCGTGCCTTGCACTTGCCCGGGCGGCAGTCCGGGAAAGGCGCCGGCGAGCTGCCTGCTCACGTGCGGCGACGCGCCCGGCTGCAGGCCGAGCTGCTCCGATCGAGAGAGCTGCGCGAGCCACTGCGCCGGCGACTGCCAGTCTTCCTGTGCGAAAAGCAAGGTGTGCAGCACGACGTGCGCAGACGGCTGCTCCACCGACTGCCGCAACGCGGAGACGTGCCAGGTGACCTGCGGCGCGGGGTGCTCGATCACCTGCGAGGACGTCAACAAGTGCGCTCACGTCGTGGGCGACGGGAGCGTCGTGAGGTGCAATCGGGTCGGAGGGTGCCAGGTGATGTGCATGGGCTCGTGCGCGGTGTCTTGCTCCAATACCGGGGGAGGATGCCCGGTGACCTGCGTTGGGCAGGGGCCCGCGGTGAAGTGCGGCGATGGCCGCAAGGCGTGCGGGGACGGCTGCGCGCTGCCGCGGTGA